One part of the Chryseobacterium sp. 7 genome encodes these proteins:
- a CDS encoding tRNA-binding protein — MTVKPDITWADFEKIDIRCGTIISVNDFEKAKNPSYQLEIDFGDLGIRKSSAQITSLYEKEELVGKQILAVVNFPKKQIANFFSECLVLGLYGEDKKDVTLLAPSLPTKNGMQVG; from the coding sequence ATGACAGTAAAACCAGACATCACTTGGGCAGATTTTGAAAAAATAGACATCAGATGCGGAACCATCATCTCTGTGAATGATTTTGAAAAAGCTAAAAACCCATCTTACCAGCTGGAAATAGATTTTGGAGACCTGGGAATCAGAAAATCATCCGCACAAATTACCTCTCTTTATGAAAAAGAAGAACTGGTAGGAAAACAGATTTTAGCAGTTGTGAATTTCCCTAAAAAACAGATCGCCAATTTCTTCAGTGAATGTCTTGTGCTGGGATTATATGGTGAGGACAAAAAAGATGTTACGCTTTTAGCCCCGTCATTACCAACAAAAAACGGAATGCAGGTAGGATAG
- a CDS encoding 3'-5' exonuclease: MIQNIPLEKILFLDIETVPQAGSWDDLSETDQHLWDKKTKFQRKEEVSAEEFYDRAGIMAEFGKIICITIGMVEKNETLKIKSFSGHDEKKMLQEFGEIFNSPRLYNVILCAHNGKEFDFPWIARRYLINGMQPPAPFQMFGKKPWEIPHIDTMELWKFGDYKSFVSLELLAHVFGIPTPKDDIDGSMVSSIYYIEKDLQRIVDYCEKDVLTLANIFRRMRQEDLLKRNINLD, from the coding sequence ATGATACAGAACATACCTTTAGAAAAAATTTTATTCCTTGATATTGAGACCGTTCCGCAGGCCGGATCATGGGACGATTTATCCGAAACCGATCAGCATCTGTGGGATAAAAAAACAAAATTTCAGCGTAAAGAAGAGGTCTCTGCAGAAGAATTTTATGACAGAGCCGGTATTATGGCCGAGTTTGGAAAAATCATCTGCATCACCATAGGAATGGTTGAAAAGAATGAAACGTTAAAAATAAAAAGCTTTTCCGGGCATGATGAAAAGAAAATGCTTCAGGAATTTGGAGAAATCTTCAACAGCCCAAGGCTTTACAATGTGATTCTCTGCGCCCACAACGGAAAGGAATTTGATTTTCCTTGGATTGCAAGGCGGTATTTAATCAATGGAATGCAACCCCCGGCACCTTTTCAGATGTTTGGGAAAAAACCATGGGAAATTCCTCATATAGATACGATGGAGCTTTGGAAATTTGGGGATTATAAGAGTTTTGTATCTCTCGAATTGCTGGCGCATGTCTTTGGAATTCCTACTCCGAAAGATGATATAGATGGCTCAATGGTTTCATCAATTTACTACATAGAGAAAGACTTGCAGAGAATTGTTGACTATTGTGAAAAAGATGTCTTAACTTTGGCAAATATTTTCCGGCGCATGCGTCAGGAAGATTTGTTGAAAAGGAATATCAATCTAGATTAA
- a CDS encoding SUF system Fe-S cluster assembly protein, translating into MKFTDDQIADIGEEIIGVLKTVYDPEIPVDIYELGLIYDVQISDDADVKIIMTLTTPNCPVAETLPQEVKDKVAEVENVKSVDLELTFEPSWNKDMMSEEAKFELGML; encoded by the coding sequence ATGAAATTTACAGACGATCAAATTGCTGACATTGGTGAGGAAATCATTGGTGTGTTAAAAACCGTATATGACCCTGAAATTCCGGTAGATATCTACGAACTAGGGCTGATTTACGATGTCCAGATCTCCGATGATGCTGACGTAAAAATTATAATGACACTTACTACTCCCAACTGTCCCGTTGCAGAAACCCTTCCTCAGGAAGTAAAAGATAAAGTGGCTGAAGTAGAGAACGTAAAAAGTGTAGATTTAGAGCTTACTTTCGAACCAAGCTGGAATAAGGATATGATGAGCGAGGAGGCGAAGTTTGAACTGGGGATGCTTTAA
- a CDS encoding sulfurtransferase: protein MSPIISSSELKNIPTENLILLDARTGKDVKQNYLEKHIKGARFIDLDKDLAEIGENAAFGGRHPLPSVEKFAEILSNLGISEGAHVVVYDDKNASNAAARAWWMLRSLGLDKVQVLDGGMQAAERAGLEFSSGEERFDTASLIKKDQWLLPVSSLEVVENELKNDSSTVVDVRDAYRYKGESEPIDLVAGHIPGAINIPFSENLDENGNFLKPEVLKEKYKQLLEDKPEHLIIHCGSGVTACHTILALDYAGFPMPDLYVGSWSEWSRREGKEIAKDI from the coding sequence ATGTCTCCAATTATCTCATCATCCGAACTCAAAAATATTCCAACAGAAAATCTTATTCTTCTTGATGCAAGAACAGGAAAGGACGTAAAGCAAAATTATCTTGAAAAACACATAAAGGGAGCAAGATTCATTGACTTGGATAAAGATTTGGCTGAAATAGGAGAAAATGCAGCTTTTGGAGGCAGGCATCCGCTTCCTTCCGTAGAAAAGTTTGCAGAAATACTTTCGAATCTTGGGATTTCAGAGGGAGCTCATGTTGTTGTCTATGATGACAAAAATGCTTCAAATGCAGCTGCCAGAGCTTGGTGGATGTTAAGATCTTTGGGGTTGGATAAAGTTCAGGTTCTTGATGGCGGAATGCAGGCAGCAGAAAGAGCTGGGCTAGAATTTTCTTCAGGAGAAGAAAGGTTTGATACAGCTTCTTTAATCAAAAAAGATCAATGGCTTCTTCCTGTTTCAAGTCTGGAAGTTGTTGAAAATGAGCTGAAAAACGATTCTTCTACGGTTGTTGATGTGAGAGATGCTTATCGCTATAAAGGTGAATCTGAGCCTATTGATCTCGTAGCAGGACATATTCCGGGAGCAATTAATATTCCTTTTTCTGAAAATCTTGATGAAAACGGAAACTTTCTGAAGCCGGAAGTTTTAAAAGAAAAATATAAGCAGTTATTAGAAGACAAACCTGAGCATCTGATCATTCATTGTGGATCGGGCGTTACTGCCTGCCATACAATTTTAGCTTTAGATTATGCCGGATTTCCAATGCCTGATCTTTATGTAGGTTCATGGAGTGAATGGAGCAGGAGAGAAGGAAAGGAAATCGCAAAAGATATTTAA
- a CDS encoding hydroxymethylglutaryl-CoA lyase, with amino-acid sequence MFLTECPRDAMQGWGEFIPTEKKIDYINSLMDVGFDVLDCLSFVSPKAIPQMADSDEVAENIDKSLSKTKVSAIIGNYRGAEKALKHQSVDILGFPFSISETFQHRNTNKSQEEAFDEIIKMLELVKSEGKQLNIYFSMAFGNPYGEMWKWEDVDQWAQRFSDIGVKDILLSDTTGVATPETIALLFEKIPSKYPGINFGGHFHNRYEDSYSKLKAAYDKGCRRFDSAIKGIGGCPMAKDDLVGNMPTEQVINFMSVEKAEHKLNLLNFESSYNKAKDIFHF; translated from the coding sequence ATGTTTCTTACCGAATGTCCTAGAGATGCTATGCAGGGATGGGGAGAATTTATCCCTACCGAAAAAAAAATAGATTATATCAACTCCTTGATGGATGTTGGCTTTGATGTATTGGATTGCCTGAGTTTTGTTTCTCCAAAAGCAATTCCGCAGATGGCTGATTCTGATGAGGTGGCGGAAAATATTGATAAATCACTTTCCAAGACTAAAGTATCTGCCATTATTGGTAATTACAGAGGTGCTGAAAAAGCATTAAAACATCAGTCGGTAGATATTCTGGGATTCCCGTTTTCTATTTCCGAAACCTTTCAGCACAGAAATACGAATAAAAGTCAGGAAGAAGCTTTCGATGAAATCATTAAAATGCTTGAACTGGTAAAAAGCGAAGGAAAACAGCTTAATATCTACTTCTCGATGGCTTTTGGAAATCCATATGGCGAAATGTGGAAATGGGAAGATGTTGACCAATGGGCACAAAGATTTTCTGACATCGGAGTGAAAGACATTCTATTATCTGATACAACCGGTGTTGCAACTCCCGAAACGATTGCTCTTTTATTTGAAAAAATACCTTCTAAATATCCAGGGATCAACTTCGGAGGGCATTTTCATAACCGTTATGAAGATTCTTACTCAAAATTAAAAGCGGCTTACGATAAAGGCTGCAGAAGATTTGACAGTGCTATCAAAGGAATCGGAGGATGTCCTATGGCTAAGGATGATCTTGTGGGAAATATGCCTACAGAACAGGTCATCAACTTTATGAGTGTGGAAAAAGCAGAACATAAACTGAACCTTCTGAATTTCGAAAGTTCTTATAACAAAGCGAAGGATATTTTTCATTTTTAA
- the pepT gene encoding peptidase T — MSTIEFNPLWKEKLLNRFLSYVKIYSTSDAESETTPSTPRQWDIANFITEELKTIGLEDVSIDSNGYIMGYVPSNLENDDRPTIGFISHYDTSPDFSGENVKPQVWENYDGNDLLLNQTTGFTLSPSRFESLKKYVGQTLITTDGTTLLGADDKAGCAEIVTAAEYLIAHPEIKHGRVAIGFTPDEEIGRGAHKFDVAKFGAEWAYTMDGGEVGELEYENFNAAGAVVKIHGLSVHPGYAYGKMINAALLAAEFAQMLPSNETPATTKGFDGFYHLMDITADISEAKLQYIIRDHDADKFEARKKFMEEKVAEFNQKHGEGTAEVELKEQYRNMKQQFEGKMHIVDLAAKAMTEAGIEPKIKAIRGGTDGAQLSYMGLPCPNIFAGGINFHGPYEYVALESMEKATEVIINIVKA, encoded by the coding sequence ATGAGTACAATAGAATTCAACCCATTGTGGAAAGAAAAATTACTGAACCGTTTTCTTAGCTATGTAAAAATATATTCTACCAGCGATGCAGAAAGTGAGACAACCCCTTCTACTCCCCGCCAGTGGGATATTGCCAACTTTATTACTGAAGAACTGAAGACTATTGGTCTTGAGGATGTTTCAATAGACAGCAACGGTTATATTATGGGCTACGTTCCTTCTAACCTTGAAAACGATGACAGGCCTACGATCGGGTTTATTTCACATTATGATACTTCACCGGATTTCAGCGGAGAAAATGTAAAGCCTCAGGTTTGGGAAAATTATGACGGGAATGACCTTCTGTTGAACCAGACTACAGGATTCACTTTATCTCCTTCAAGATTTGAAAGTTTAAAAAAATATGTTGGTCAGACATTAATTACTACCGACGGGACTACTCTTCTTGGCGCAGATGATAAAGCGGGATGTGCAGAAATTGTAACCGCAGCGGAATATCTTATTGCTCACCCTGAAATTAAACATGGAAGAGTTGCTATAGGATTTACTCCGGATGAAGAAATCGGAAGAGGAGCTCATAAATTTGATGTTGCTAAATTTGGTGCAGAATGGGCTTATACCATGGATGGTGGAGAAGTTGGAGAATTGGAATATGAAAACTTTAATGCTGCCGGAGCTGTGGTTAAAATCCACGGATTGAGCGTTCACCCAGGTTATGCTTACGGAAAAATGATCAATGCGGCTCTTTTAGCTGCTGAATTTGCTCAGATGCTTCCTTCTAACGAAACACCTGCCACAACAAAAGGTTTTGACGGATTCTATCACTTAATGGACATTACAGCAGATATCTCTGAAGCAAAACTTCAATACATTATCCGCGATCATGATGCAGATAAATTTGAAGCCAGAAAGAAGTTTATGGAAGAAAAAGTAGCTGAATTCAACCAAAAACATGGTGAAGGAACTGCTGAGGTGGAGCTCAAAGAGCAATACAGAAACATGAAGCAGCAATTTGAAGGTAAAATGCACATTGTAGACCTTGCTGCAAAAGCTATGACCGAAGCGGGTATTGAGCCTAAGATCAAAGCTATTAGAGGAGGAACAGACGGAGCCCAGCTTTCTTATATGGGACTTCCATGCCCGAATATTTTTGCTGGAGGAATCAACTTCCACGGTCCGTACGAGTATGTAGCTTTAGAAAGTATGGAGAAAGCAACTGAAGTAATTATTAATATTGTAAAAGCATAA
- a CDS encoding energy transducer TonB, protein MKKVLASAFIFAFIFGSAQVSEFQRADSRYERKKTALYNKYPKPNDLRTKKEWLLTEDKIAAYKETLDKASLDGKKMIAADPPIKTKVTKEAEYDKGKAAFQKQLSEAVNLDFLGFYSDSYKVTMTFVVDSKGNALDPNVKGNNEDVNAFIEAAFYRIREKGKWKPAEDKGKPVSSTVSLPLTFVFKK, encoded by the coding sequence ATGAAAAAGGTCTTAGCATCAGCATTCATTTTCGCTTTTATTTTCGGCAGTGCCCAGGTTTCTGAATTTCAGAGGGCAGATTCCCGCTATGAAAGAAAGAAAACGGCTCTGTATAACAAATATCCTAAGCCTAATGATTTAAGAACGAAAAAAGAATGGCTTTTAACAGAGGATAAAATTGCTGCTTACAAAGAGACTTTGGATAAGGCTTCTCTTGATGGCAAGAAAATGATTGCCGCAGATCCTCCTATAAAAACAAAAGTAACTAAAGAAGCCGAGTATGATAAGGGTAAAGCAGCTTTCCAGAAGCAATTATCCGAAGCTGTTAATCTTGATTTTTTAGGTTTTTATTCGGACTCTTATAAAGTAACAATGACTTTTGTGGTGGATTCTAAAGGAAATGCTCTTGACCCCAATGTAAAAGGTAATAACGAGGATGTAAACGCATTCATTGAAGCAGCTTTTTACCGAATCCGAGAGAAAGGAAAATGGAAACCCGCAGAAGATAAGGGAAAACCTGTATCTTCTACTGTTTCTCTCCCTTTAACATTCGTTTTTAAGAAATAA
- a CDS encoding porin family protein: MKQQFFALSALLLCIFCGIETKAQQTPAFHIGVKGGASFTKTSTESSLEGKYGLGYQAGVMTRMDIGKLYVQGEALFNKKKVQFESQDGSSSKLSWNAIDIPVVVGYKLMKTDDFNVRLFAGGVYSYAFNNNLSTSQALQEGFKKFDKSNIGVTGGVGLDYKNFTVDLRYETGLTSISKEFKSKPHSFSLGIGYFLF; this comes from the coding sequence ATGAAGCAGCAATTTTTCGCGCTAAGTGCATTACTATTATGCATTTTTTGCGGCATAGAAACTAAAGCACAGCAGACTCCTGCTTTTCACATTGGGGTAAAGGGAGGGGCCAGCTTTACAAAAACCTCAACGGAATCTTCACTGGAAGGAAAATATGGTTTGGGGTACCAGGCAGGGGTAATGACAAGAATGGATATCGGAAAACTGTATGTACAGGGAGAAGCCTTATTCAACAAAAAGAAAGTACAATTCGAGTCCCAAGACGGAAGCTCTTCAAAACTTTCCTGGAACGCAATTGATATTCCTGTGGTAGTAGGATATAAACTGATGAAAACCGATGATTTCAATGTAAGACTATTTGCAGGAGGAGTTTACAGCTATGCTTTCAACAATAATTTGTCGACTTCTCAGGCTCTTCAGGAAGGGTTTAAAAAGTTTGATAAATCCAATATCGGAGTTACAGGAGGTGTAGGATTAGATTATAAAAACTTCACGGTAGATCTGAGGTATGAGACCGGCCTTACAAGCATTAGTAAAGAATTTAAGTCCAAACCCCACAGTTTTTCCCTTGGAATAGGTTATTTCCTGTTCTAA
- a CDS encoding sensor histidine kinase, with protein sequence MTKSFVLKEYIFTFIFWLVLAIVLWCNFQITTEKYLAMIQTVIITVSSFTFTHFLTNKLLPKALREKKMKRFLVQVVMVIFILSLIFAVIFTYLEVAPKEQLPQSFSDQLPFLWKGFYMSLPASFLINGAACGIKFYKEHGRIERDHILLQQAHLENQLKLLQDQINPHVVFNILNHIHILMKTDTQLADYLLLKFSDILRYQLYHCNENLVFLNKDIEHIQNLVEVEKLRWGNELDVRVTWEMTNKKLFIAPLLLVTFIENAFKYVCRLPGHKGYIIISCKEKDNILSFISRIPILIWQFIKRKTEQAELAFKMYRND encoded by the coding sequence ATGACGAAATCTTTTGTTTTAAAAGAATACATATTTACTTTTATTTTCTGGCTTGTTCTCGCTATTGTACTTTGGTGTAATTTCCAGATTACAACAGAGAAGTATCTTGCTATGATTCAAACTGTTATTATTACAGTTTCTTCTTTTACTTTCACTCATTTTTTGACCAATAAGCTTCTTCCGAAAGCTTTGCGTGAAAAAAAGATGAAAAGGTTTCTAGTACAGGTTGTGATGGTTATTTTCATATTAAGTCTGATCTTCGCAGTTATTTTTACTTATCTTGAGGTTGCTCCAAAAGAACAGCTTCCACAAAGTTTTTCAGATCAGCTTCCTTTTTTATGGAAAGGTTTTTATATGTCTTTGCCCGCCTCATTCCTGATCAATGGAGCAGCATGCGGAATCAAATTTTATAAAGAACATGGAAGAATAGAGCGTGATCATATTCTCCTTCAGCAGGCTCACCTGGAGAACCAGCTTAAACTCCTGCAGGATCAGATCAACCCTCATGTGGTATTCAATATTCTGAACCACATCCATATTCTGATGAAAACGGATACACAACTTGCTGATTATTTGTTGCTTAAATTTTCAGATATATTACGCTATCAGCTTTACCATTGTAATGAAAATCTGGTTTTCCTCAATAAAGACATAGAACATATACAAAACCTTGTAGAAGTTGAAAAACTAAGATGGGGGAATGAACTGGACGTAAGGGTAACCTGGGAAATGACCAATAAAAAACTTTTCATAGCACCTCTCCTTTTGGTTACTTTTATTGAAAATGCCTTTAAATACGTGTGCCGGCTTCCCGGTCACAAAGGATATATTATTATTTCATGCAAGGAAAAAGACAATATTCTTTCTTTTATATCGAGAATTCCTATTCTGATATGGCAATTCATAAAAAGAAAGACGGAACAGGCGGAATTGGCCTTCAAAATGTACAGAAACGACTAA
- a CDS encoding LytR/AlgR family response regulator transcription factor, translating to MSNIPKMKCLIIDDEPLARFHLKELADQIDFLSVEDTCATALEADTIVKENEIDLLFLDINMPYLTGLEFLEQLENPPLCILTTAYSEYALEGFRLQVVDYLLKPIAFNRFYQAVNKAQQQFIISEKLKNNTALDDPFLYVRQSDTFIKISWVDILYIESMQNYTKLHFKDKSLMIHQTMKAIEESLPSDHFFRIHKSYLINITHIDMISGGRLFINKIELPISRTRKEELLNQVVYKKLISK from the coding sequence ATGAGTAATATTCCTAAAATGAAATGCCTGATTATAGATGATGAACCTCTGGCAAGATTCCATCTGAAAGAACTTGCGGATCAGATTGATTTTTTATCCGTTGAAGACACCTGTGCCACAGCTTTGGAAGCAGATACCATAGTGAAGGAGAACGAAATAGATCTCCTATTTTTGGATATCAACATGCCTTATCTTACGGGTTTGGAATTTTTGGAACAGCTGGAAAATCCTCCTTTATGTATTCTTACTACAGCTTATTCTGAATATGCTTTGGAGGGATTTCGTCTTCAGGTAGTGGATTATCTATTAAAACCGATTGCTTTTAACCGTTTTTATCAGGCTGTAAATAAGGCGCAACAACAGTTTATCATCAGTGAAAAATTAAAGAACAATACAGCTTTGGATGATCCTTTCCTCTATGTGAGACAGTCTGATACCTTCATTAAAATTTCCTGGGTAGATATTCTTTATATTGAAAGTATGCAGAATTATACCAAGCTTCATTTTAAAGATAAATCACTGATGATCCATCAGACGATGAAAGCTATTGAGGAATCGCTTCCTTCGGATCATTTTTTCAGAATTCATAAATCCTACCTTATCAATATTACTCATATTGACATGATTTCAGGAGGACGGCTTTTTATTAATAAAATTGAGCTTCCTATTTCCAGAACCCGAAAAGAAGAATTGCTTAATCAGGTTGTATATAAGAAGTTGATCAGTAAATAA
- a CDS encoding IS4 family transposase has protein sequence MSVFKDHKISLKDVLEFIPEALLSHLSASTKVDYYSKVLHGRKIFYLLLYCIFDNEKLSQRTLEDTFNSSGFKALFGLGEEEKIRRSSISERLSKIDSNYFLEIYEQMYERFSELYSKTEIEKYNLIRVDSTIVADTCNKLKEGIDQKSGKKLVKFSFSFDGILPSAVDVFTGQKYSTEDNALAQAVLNQVKKEDHHDNIYIIDRGIQSTRTMKDFEEKLLKFIIRSKENRKYEEIESFIKTETPIKWDDWGVIKDSKVKLYTGKPIQNKRGNIHHREEKVETYFRLIVIKNEKTAKELWFITNEFELSAKEISDYYRKRWDIEVFFRFMKQELNLSHLVSLNKNGIEVMLYMTMIASMLLLIYKKVNNLGYKTAKRRIAMELRDMITAILIIFAGGDPAKVFKT, from the coding sequence ATGTCAGTTTTTAAAGATCACAAAATATCACTTAAAGATGTTTTAGAATTTATTCCCGAAGCACTTTTAAGTCACCTTTCCGCAAGTACAAAAGTGGATTATTATAGTAAAGTTTTGCATGGAAGAAAAATATTCTACCTGCTTTTGTATTGCATATTTGATAATGAAAAATTAAGTCAAAGAACACTCGAAGATACTTTTAATAGCAGTGGATTCAAAGCCTTATTTGGTTTAGGGGAAGAGGAAAAGATTCGAAGGAGTTCAATTTCTGAGAGGCTTTCAAAAATTGATTCCAATTATTTCCTAGAAATCTACGAACAGATGTACGAAAGATTTTCGGAACTTTATTCCAAGACAGAAATCGAAAAATACAACTTAATCAGAGTTGACAGTACCATTGTAGCTGATACATGTAACAAGCTTAAAGAAGGAATTGATCAGAAAAGTGGAAAAAAATTAGTGAAATTCAGTTTTTCATTTGACGGAATTTTGCCATCAGCGGTAGATGTTTTTACGGGGCAAAAATACTCAACAGAAGATAATGCTCTTGCCCAGGCTGTTCTGAACCAGGTGAAAAAAGAAGATCATCATGATAATATTTATATCATAGACAGAGGGATCCAGTCTACAAGGACGATGAAAGATTTTGAAGAAAAGCTTCTGAAATTTATTATCCGTTCCAAAGAAAACAGGAAATATGAAGAGATTGAATCTTTTATTAAAACAGAAACCCCAATAAAATGGGATGATTGGGGAGTTATTAAAGACAGCAAAGTGAAGCTTTACACCGGAAAACCCATCCAAAACAAACGGGGAAATATTCATCATCGTGAAGAAAAAGTAGAAACATATTTTCGGTTGATCGTTATCAAAAATGAAAAAACAGCTAAAGAACTTTGGTTCATAACCAACGAATTTGAACTTTCTGCCAAAGAAATATCGGATTATTACCGTAAAAGGTGGGATATTGAGGTATTCTTCAGATTTATGAAACAAGAGTTGAATTTAAGCCATCTTGTTTCGCTCAATAAAAACGGAATTGAAGTAATGCTCTACATGACAATGATTGCTTCTATGCTGCTCTTGATTTACAAAAAAGTAAACAATTTAGGATATAAAACAGCTAAAAGACGCATCGCTATGGAACTTCGGGATATGATTACCGCAATTTTAATAATATTTGCGGGGGGGGATCCTGCAAAAGTCTTCAAAACTTAA
- a CDS encoding DUF6268 family outer membrane beta-barrel protein, whose product MKRTLSTALCCILPLGYCVNAQSRLSAELKTEYIPASNYIRPEDSTKTNSKSDFKRADLNLSIPLSVKKDTDGKVRSWSMLLSGSYAKMTHKNYETQLFPDQMLNAQVGIQHMRPLGKKWSMMMTASVGVYTDLEKVSFDDVLGQGGLLFIRHFNPNISLGGGPVLTTAFGVPMILPWIYFDWKTNGKIKFNINFPEGMEAGYLFSDKFALKAVVNLSGMTVERNKDGKSMLLGYQQITAGLRPEIKLNDRLTLRLTGGTALLRSFSENDRRIKSIFRDKKVADPKFASTFYAAVSLRWNLP is encoded by the coding sequence ATGAAAAGAACCCTTTCGACGGCTTTATGCTGTATACTGCCATTAGGATATTGTGTGAATGCACAGTCAAGGCTCTCAGCAGAGCTTAAAACCGAATACATTCCTGCATCCAACTACATTCGGCCTGAAGACAGTACAAAGACGAATTCTAAAAGTGATTTTAAAAGAGCAGATCTGAACCTCAGCATTCCATTATCAGTAAAAAAAGATACTGATGGGAAAGTCAGATCATGGTCTATGCTGTTGAGTGGGTCATATGCAAAGATGACACACAAAAATTACGAAACCCAGTTGTTTCCTGATCAGATGCTGAATGCGCAAGTGGGAATACAGCATATGAGGCCTTTGGGCAAAAAATGGAGTATGATGATGACGGCATCTGTAGGAGTATATACAGACCTTGAAAAAGTAAGTTTTGATGATGTATTGGGGCAGGGAGGATTATTATTTATCAGGCATTTTAATCCTAATATTTCATTGGGTGGAGGCCCGGTACTTACCACAGCTTTTGGAGTTCCTATGATTTTACCCTGGATTTATTTCGACTGGAAAACGAACGGAAAAATTAAATTTAATATCAACTTTCCGGAAGGAATGGAAGCCGGTTATCTGTTTTCAGACAAATTTGCTTTAAAAGCGGTTGTAAACCTTAGTGGTATGACGGTAGAAAGGAATAAAGACGGTAAATCTATGTTGCTGGGCTATCAGCAGATCACGGCAGGGCTCAGACCAGAAATAAAGCTTAATGACAGGCTTACTTTACGTCTCACAGGAGGAACGGCTCTATTGAGAAGCTTCAGTGAGAATGACCGAAGGATCAAAAGTATTTTCAGAGACAAAAAAGTAGCAGATCCGAAATTTGCCAGTACATTTTACGCAGCAGTATCTTTACGCTGGAATTTACCATAA
- a CDS encoding multidrug effflux MFS transporter: MQQFCSWKKRLRRLIVIMKKNLNIVVFILALLNTLESLSIDLYLPAFPSMAKIFNTDIGHIQVSISVFFAGFAFGQLLWGPLSDKKGRKPMLYCGLLFFIIGATAIYFTSDIYVLWAMRFLQAFGGSAGIVIGRAIIIDLYDKHKAVTIFSQQSQISGIAPIVAPLLGSVFLKFWGWNSSFAFLCIMGLITFFMVYKYVPETNTRIHLSDDEMLNEKGLKDQLKMIISNKDFINSTMVGSIAFASLIIYISNAPFLFMEIHGFSSSTFSFIFAFNSLALITAAYITPKLIKRISNSTLLFAATIVLLVVCTLHILIAAENLSVALEIAMLYLSLLAIGILFPITSAHALSPFREGRGTAAALLGFMQLMVTFLISGLIGFLEADSIIPMVVTRSAMALIAVWFGYRIFKTQKVTPSIVVQPGN; the protein is encoded by the coding sequence TTGCAGCAATTTTGCAGCTGGAAAAAACGCCTGCGAAGGCTTATTGTTATTATGAAGAAGAATTTGAATATTGTAGTGTTTATTCTTGCACTACTCAACACGTTGGAGTCGCTTAGTATAGATCTTTATCTTCCCGCTTTCCCAAGTATGGCGAAGATTTTTAATACGGATATCGGACACATCCAGGTATCCATTTCTGTATTTTTTGCAGGATTTGCTTTCGGACAGCTTTTGTGGGGTCCTTTATCTGATAAAAAAGGAAGAAAGCCAATGTTGTATTGTGGGCTTTTGTTTTTTATTATAGGAGCAACAGCCATCTATTTTACCTCAGATATTTATGTATTATGGGCTATGCGTTTTCTACAGGCGTTCGGAGGAAGTGCCGGAATTGTTATCGGAAGGGCAATTATTATTGATCTTTATGATAAGCATAAAGCTGTCACGATCTTTTCACAACAGTCGCAGATCAGTGGTATTGCTCCAATCGTAGCTCCGCTACTGGGAAGTGTATTTCTTAAATTCTGGGGCTGGAATAGTTCTTTTGCCTTTTTATGCATCATGGGGCTCATTACATTTTTTATGGTGTACAAATATGTTCCGGAAACCAATACCCGAATCCATCTTTCCGATGATGAAATGCTGAATGAAAAAGGATTGAAAGATCAGCTGAAAATGATTATTTCCAACAAAGACTTTATCAATAGTACGATGGTGGGAAGTATTGCTTTTGCATCGTTAATTATTTACATCTCGAACGCACCATTTTTATTCATGGAGATCCATGGGTTTTCAAGCAGTACATTCAGTTTTATATTTGCTTTCAACTCACTGGCTTTGATAACAGCAGCTTATATTACGCCTAAGCTGATCAAAAGAATAAGTAATTCAACGCTTTTGTTTGCTGCTACAATTGTTTTGTTAGTAGTATGTACGCTTCATATTCTGATTGCAGCTGAAAATCTTTCTGTAGCTTTAGAAATTGCGATGCTTTATCTGTCATTACTTGCTATTGGTATTTTGTTTCCCATCACTTCTGCACATGCTTTATCTCCATTTAGAGAAGGAAGAGGAACAGCAGCTGCCTTATTGGGGTTCATGCAGCTGATGGTAACCTTTTTAATATCAGGGCTGATAGGCTTTTTGGAAGCAGATTCTATCATTCCGATGGTGGTGACACGTTCAGCAATGGCATTAATCGCGGTATGGTTCGGATATCGAATTTTTAAAACTCAAAAAGTAACTCCTTCAATAGTGGTACAACCGGGAAACTAA